A genomic window from Bradyrhizobium lupini includes:
- a CDS encoding efflux RND transporter periplasmic adaptor subunit, with protein sequence MTRAFAASLAAALIAAAGIAFVVAGPQRPAARAVAVIGSAAAEESGAPIYYQDPDGKPLYSPVPRKTPDGRDYRAVPAGADVSFDDEQAPSSPPATTAAGGASEERKIKYYRNPMGLPDTSPTPKKDSMGMDYIPVYEGEDSDDGSIKLSPGKIQRTGVKSEPAAMRVIRTTVRAPGTIALDQRRISVVAMRAESFILKVADVTTGSHVVKGQPLMEVYSPSVSSAAAEYLTTITSKTTSGDVQYGRGSRQRLMNLDVPDAAISAIEKSRIVPTSIGWTSPRDGIVLERNAVEGMRVEPGGVLFRIADHSVVWALIDVAERDLGMIAKGQPVTVKARSFPGRDFTGKVQVIYPEINKETRTARVRIELQNPDLILLHDMYVDADIDTGSGEAVLTVPESAVMDTGARQAVFVDKGQGRLEPREVKLGHRGGGFVEIRQGLAEGDAVVVSANFLIDAESNLKAALKGFAEGAQQ encoded by the coding sequence GTGACCCGCGCCTTCGCAGCAAGCCTCGCCGCCGCGTTGATCGCGGCGGCGGGCATCGCGTTCGTCGTCGCCGGCCCGCAGCGGCCGGCGGCGCGAGCCGTCGCCGTGATCGGCTCGGCTGCGGCAGAGGAGAGCGGCGCCCCGATCTACTACCAGGATCCCGACGGCAAGCCGTTGTACTCGCCTGTCCCGAGAAAGACCCCGGATGGCCGGGATTACCGCGCCGTGCCCGCCGGCGCCGACGTCAGCTTCGACGACGAGCAGGCGCCAAGCTCGCCGCCGGCGACAACGGCGGCCGGGGGCGCCTCCGAAGAGCGCAAGATCAAATACTACCGCAATCCCATGGGCCTGCCGGACACCTCGCCGACGCCGAAGAAGGATTCCATGGGGATGGACTACATCCCAGTCTATGAGGGCGAGGACAGCGACGACGGCTCCATCAAACTCTCGCCCGGGAAGATCCAGCGGACCGGCGTCAAGTCGGAGCCCGCAGCGATGCGGGTGATCCGCACCACTGTCAGGGCGCCGGGCACGATCGCGCTCGACCAGCGGCGGATCTCTGTCGTCGCGATGCGGGCGGAAAGCTTCATCCTGAAGGTGGCCGACGTGACGACCGGATCTCACGTGGTCAAGGGGCAGCCGCTGATGGAGGTCTACAGCCCATCCGTCTCCTCTGCTGCCGCCGAGTACCTCACCACCATCACCTCGAAGACGACCAGTGGCGACGTTCAGTATGGCCGTGGATCGCGCCAGCGCCTGATGAACCTGGACGTGCCCGATGCCGCGATCTCGGCCATCGAGAAGAGCCGGATCGTGCCGACCTCGATCGGGTGGACTTCGCCTCGCGACGGCATCGTGCTCGAGCGCAACGCCGTCGAAGGCATGCGCGTCGAGCCCGGCGGGGTCCTGTTCCGCATCGCCGACCATTCGGTCGTGTGGGCCCTGATCGACGTCGCCGAACGCGACCTCGGCATGATCGCCAAGGGCCAGCCGGTCACGGTCAAGGCGCGGAGCTTTCCCGGACGGGACTTCACGGGGAAGGTCCAGGTGATCTACCCGGAGATCAACAAGGAGACCCGGACCGCGCGCGTCCGCATCGAACTGCAGAATCCGGACCTGATCCTGCTGCATGACATGTACGTCGACGCCGACATCGACACCGGGAGCGGCGAGGCGGTCCTCACGGTGCCCGAGAGCGCCGTGATGGACACCGGCGCCCGGCAGGCCGTTTTTGTCGACAAGGGACAGGGCCGGCTGGAGCCGCGCGAGGTCAAGCTCGGCCATCGTGGCGGCGGCTTCGTGGAGATCCGGCAGGGGCTCGCGGAAGGCGACGCCGTGGTGGTCTCGGCGAACTTCCTGATCGACGCCGAAAGCAATCTGAAGGCCGCCCTGAAGGGCTTTGCCGAGGGGGCGCAGCAATGA
- a CDS encoding efflux RND transporter permease subunit, with the protein MIARLIARSARNLLLVLFGTGFAAAAGLYALLHLPLDAIPDLSDTQVIVYTEYPGQAPQVIEDQVTYPLTTAMLTVPKSKVVRGFSFFGVSFVYVIFEDGTDIYWARSRVLEFLNGASARLPAGVSPTIGPDATGVGWVYQYAVISKELNLADTRTIQDWNLKFALAKAEGVAEVASVGGFVKQYNVILDPQRMRDRGITMQKMRDAIRASNADVGGRTVELSEFEYVIRGKGYIRSINDLGDIVLKTSGGTPVLLRDVARVELGPDERRGITELNGEGEVASGIVLQRFGLNALEVIQNVKKRFQEIASSLPKSVEIVPVYDRSNLIYAAIDTLKHTLFEESVVVALVCIVFLLHVRSALVAILMLPVGVLMAFGAMKLLGLGSNIMSLGGIAIAIGAMVDAAIVMIENAHKHLERSEPGKPRIDVLIAAASEVGPALFFSLLIITVSFMPIFTLESQEGRLFSPLAFTKTFSMAAAALLSVTLVPALMVIFVRGRIVPEHRNPINRALIWIYRPVIKGVMRAKTLVVVLALAVLAVSIWPARQLGTEFMPNLNEGTLLYMPTTLPGISVTKAAELMQTQDRIIRSFPEVTSVYGKAGRAATATDPAPSEMFETIVNLKPKEKWRPGTTIDGLIAEMDKALQFPGVSNAWTMPIKARIDMLSTGIRTPIGVKVIGIDLVEIDKLAKQIEQVLKAVPGTSSAYAERGIGGYYLEVTPDRSALARYGIMVQDVQDTIATALGGQTVTTTVEGRQRFTVNMRYPRDLRDNPQAIANDVLVPMPAGGAVPLGEVAKIAPARGPTSIRTENGQLATYIYVDIRDRDLGGYVADAKAAVQASIQFPAGYYVMWSGQYEYLERAAARLKIVVPVTLLIIFLLLYLNFRSIVETMIVMLSLPFALVGGLWLMWWLSFNLSVAVAVGFIALAGVAAETGVVMLIYLNQALAEIKIERDLEGRALTRRDLYDAIMEGAVERVRPKMMTVVAIMAGLLPIMWSTGTGSEIMQRIAVPMIGGMISSTLLTLIVIPAIFGLVKGFGLPRDDRKPPPQVEKSTKRLQLVPEPAE; encoded by the coding sequence ATGATCGCCCGCCTCATCGCCCGGTCCGCCCGCAACCTGCTGCTCGTTCTGTTCGGCACCGGCTTCGCCGCCGCGGCGGGGCTGTACGCGCTCCTGCATCTGCCGCTCGATGCCATCCCGGATCTCTCGGACACCCAGGTCATCGTCTACACGGAGTACCCGGGCCAGGCCCCGCAGGTGATCGAGGACCAGGTCACCTATCCGCTGACGACGGCGATGCTGACCGTGCCGAAATCGAAGGTCGTGCGCGGCTTCTCTTTCTTCGGCGTCTCCTTCGTCTACGTCATCTTCGAGGACGGCACCGACATCTATTGGGCGCGCTCGCGCGTGCTGGAATTCCTCAACGGCGCCAGCGCGCGCCTGCCTGCCGGCGTGAGCCCCACGATCGGCCCCGACGCGACCGGCGTCGGCTGGGTCTACCAGTACGCGGTCATATCGAAGGAACTGAACCTCGCCGATACCCGCACCATCCAGGACTGGAATCTGAAGTTCGCACTGGCGAAGGCCGAGGGTGTCGCCGAGGTGGCGAGCGTCGGCGGCTTCGTCAAGCAGTACAACGTGATCCTCGATCCGCAACGCATGCGCGACCGCGGCATCACCATGCAGAAGATGCGCGATGCCATCCGCGCCAGCAACGCCGACGTCGGCGGCCGGACCGTCGAACTCTCCGAGTTCGAGTATGTCATTCGAGGCAAGGGCTACATCAGGTCGATCAACGACCTCGGCGACATCGTGCTGAAGACGTCCGGCGGCACGCCGGTGCTGCTGCGCGACGTCGCGCGTGTCGAACTGGGCCCGGACGAGCGGCGCGGCATCACGGAGCTGAATGGCGAGGGCGAGGTCGCGAGCGGCATCGTGCTGCAGCGCTTCGGCCTCAATGCGCTGGAGGTCATCCAGAACGTCAAGAAACGCTTCCAGGAGATCGCCTCCAGCCTTCCGAAGTCGGTCGAGATCGTGCCGGTCTACGACCGTTCCAACCTGATCTACGCCGCCATCGACACCCTCAAGCACACGCTGTTCGAGGAAAGCGTCGTGGTCGCGCTGGTCTGCATCGTCTTCCTGCTGCACGTCCGTAGCGCCCTTGTCGCGATCCTGATGCTGCCGGTCGGCGTCCTGATGGCCTTCGGCGCCATGAAGCTGCTGGGCCTGGGCTCCAACATCATGAGCCTCGGCGGGATCGCGATCGCGATCGGCGCCATGGTCGATGCGGCCATCGTCATGATCGAGAACGCCCACAAGCACCTCGAACGCTCCGAGCCGGGAAAGCCCAGGATCGACGTCCTGATCGCCGCCGCCTCGGAGGTGGGGCCTGCACTGTTCTTCAGCCTGCTGATCATCACCGTGTCGTTCATGCCGATCTTCACGCTGGAATCGCAGGAGGGCCGGCTGTTCAGCCCGCTGGCGTTCACGAAGACCTTCTCGATGGCCGCCGCCGCGCTCCTGTCCGTGACGTTGGTGCCGGCTCTGATGGTGATCTTCGTGCGCGGGAGGATCGTTCCGGAGCACCGGAATCCGATCAACCGCGCCCTGATCTGGATCTACCGCCCGGTGATCAAGGGCGTGATGCGTGCCAAAACCTTGGTGGTTGTGCTCGCCCTCGCCGTGCTGGCCGTGAGCATCTGGCCGGCGCGCCAGCTCGGCACCGAGTTCATGCCGAACCTGAACGAAGGCACGCTGCTCTACATGCCGACGACGCTGCCGGGCATCTCGGTGACGAAGGCCGCCGAACTGATGCAGACCCAGGACCGGATCATCCGCTCGTTTCCGGAAGTGACCTCGGTCTACGGCAAGGCGGGGCGCGCTGCGACCGCCACCGACCCGGCGCCCTCGGAGATGTTCGAGACGATCGTCAACCTCAAGCCCAAGGAAAAGTGGCGTCCCGGCACGACCATCGACGGCCTGATCGCCGAAATGGACAAGGCGCTGCAATTTCCCGGGGTGTCGAATGCCTGGACCATGCCGATCAAGGCCCGCATCGACATGCTGTCCACGGGCATACGAACGCCGATCGGCGTCAAGGTGATCGGGATCGACCTGGTTGAGATCGACAAGCTCGCCAAGCAGATCGAGCAGGTCCTCAAGGCCGTGCCGGGCACCTCATCGGCCTACGCCGAGCGCGGCATCGGCGGCTACTATCTGGAGGTCACGCCGGACCGGAGCGCGCTCGCGCGGTACGGCATCATGGTCCAGGACGTGCAGGACACGATCGCGACGGCGCTCGGCGGCCAGACCGTAACCACGACCGTGGAGGGCCGTCAGCGGTTCACCGTCAACATGCGCTACCCGCGCGATCTGCGCGACAACCCGCAGGCCATCGCCAACGACGTGCTGGTGCCGATGCCCGCCGGCGGTGCGGTGCCGCTTGGTGAAGTGGCGAAGATCGCGCCGGCGCGGGGACCGACCTCTATTCGGACGGAGAACGGGCAACTCGCGACCTACATTTACGTCGATATCCGCGACCGGGACCTCGGCGGCTACGTCGCCGACGCAAAGGCCGCCGTGCAGGCCAGCATCCAATTCCCGGCAGGCTACTACGTGATGTGGAGCGGCCAGTACGAATACCTGGAGCGGGCCGCCGCGCGGCTGAAGATCGTCGTGCCGGTGACGCTGCTGATCATTTTCCTGCTGCTGTACCTGAACTTCCGTTCGATCGTGGAGACGATGATCGTGATGCTCTCGCTGCCGTTCGCGCTGGTCGGAGGGCTTTGGCTGATGTGGTGGTTGAGCTTCAACCTGTCGGTGGCCGTCGCAGTCGGGTTCATCGCACTCGCCGGCGTCGCCGCCGAGACCGGTGTCGTCATGCTGATCTATCTCAACCAGGCGCTGGCGGAGATCAAGATCGAGCGCGATCTTGAAGGGCGGGCGCTGACCCGCCGCGACCTCTACGACGCCATCATGGAGGGCGCGGTGGAGCGCGTACGTCCGAAGATGATGACCGTTGTCGCCATCATGGCCGGATTGCTGCCGATCATGTGGAGCACGGGGACCGGCTCCGAGATCATGCAGCGCATCGCGGTGCCGATGATCGGCGGCATGATCTCTTCCACGCTGCTTACGCTGATCGTGATTCCGGCGATCTTCGGGCTGGTGAAGGGCTTCGGATTGCCGCGCGACGATCGAAAGCCTCCGCCGCAAGTCGAAAAGTCGACCAAACGCCTGCAACTAGTTCCGGAGCCGGCCGAATGA
- a CDS encoding coiled-coil domain-containing protein, with translation MPHRGFALRHLVFTGPGLDPAALSFVDGVNVVFGASDTGKSYIVKAMSYMMGARGKLPKIDESNGYDAAWLGLVLPSGREVTLHRSTKGGGVRLHEGVVTAAAKNTGTVLALAENKKDETVSHFLLDQIGLADKLIVRNASAEKEKLSIRLLAPLFLIEEDLIISGRSPILYSQQHTEVTFEKNLFRLLLTGQDDSGVQTVMSSKSRSVATTAKVEILDELIAQIDEQLGEREIDRTDLRKRMDDVDASLASLQETMQRAQNDIDDLVSERRAKADSKLEFNARLTELEVTLGRFASLDAVYRSDIARLEALEEGGFILSAMSGQDCAVCGAPPSAQRHNHAAEEIQRSHAAAAAEARKIEREQRDLGRTAASLTAEAGGLRTAIVELDRDLVGIERRIAEARPKEAAARNDYEVFSSRKSELETTSSLLARRDGLVVKKSQVETKPPSTKSEDKMLVGVDGPTAYAFGKTVRDVLGIWRFPRASEAQFDLATSDVTIGGKERSASGKGVKAILHAAVNVALLIHCRERNLPHPGFIVLDTPLLTYREPLDSKYGELSPDEVELTNTGLATRFYDHLTSLKDLGQFVVIENKDVPEDVEGPMQVETFTANPNSGRYGLFPLRRVD, from the coding sequence GTGCCTCATCGCGGCTTCGCCCTTCGACATCTCGTCTTCACTGGCCCAGGTCTCGATCCGGCCGCGCTGTCGTTCGTCGACGGGGTGAACGTCGTGTTCGGCGCCTCGGACACGGGCAAGTCCTACATCGTGAAGGCGATGTCCTACATGATGGGCGCTCGCGGGAAGTTGCCGAAGATCGACGAAAGCAACGGATACGACGCGGCCTGGCTGGGTCTGGTCCTTCCGTCCGGCCGCGAGGTCACGCTCCACCGGTCGACCAAGGGCGGCGGCGTGCGGCTGCACGAAGGCGTGGTAACGGCGGCCGCAAAGAATACGGGCACCGTTCTAGCGCTCGCCGAGAACAAGAAGGACGAGACAGTCTCGCACTTTCTGCTCGACCAGATCGGACTTGCGGACAAGTTGATCGTCAGGAACGCCAGTGCGGAGAAGGAAAAGCTGTCGATCCGGCTGCTCGCGCCGCTGTTTCTGATCGAAGAGGACCTGATCATCTCCGGACGCAGTCCGATCCTCTACTCGCAGCAGCACACCGAGGTCACGTTCGAGAAGAACCTATTTCGGCTCCTGCTGACCGGTCAGGACGACTCGGGCGTTCAGACGGTGATGTCGAGCAAGTCGCGCTCGGTGGCTACGACCGCGAAGGTGGAGATCCTCGACGAACTGATCGCACAGATCGACGAGCAGCTGGGCGAGCGCGAGATCGACCGCACCGACCTGCGGAAGCGCATGGACGACGTCGACGCATCGCTGGCCTCGTTGCAGGAAACCATGCAGCGTGCCCAGAACGACATCGACGACCTGGTCTCGGAGCGGCGGGCAAAGGCCGACAGCAAGCTGGAATTCAACGCGCGACTGACCGAGCTCGAGGTCACGCTGGGCCGCTTCGCCAGTCTGGACGCGGTCTACCGCTCCGATATCGCGCGGCTCGAAGCCCTTGAGGAAGGCGGCTTCATCCTCAGCGCGATGAGCGGACAGGACTGCGCCGTCTGCGGCGCGCCGCCGAGTGCGCAGCGGCACAACCACGCAGCCGAGGAGATCCAGCGGTCGCACGCCGCGGCCGCGGCCGAGGCCCGCAAGATCGAACGCGAACAGCGCGACCTTGGGCGCACCGCAGCGTCCCTGACGGCCGAAGCCGGCGGATTGCGGACCGCCATCGTCGAGCTCGATCGCGACCTCGTCGGCATCGAGCGGAGGATCGCCGAGGCGCGGCCGAAGGAAGCCGCCGCCCGGAACGACTACGAGGTCTTCTCCTCCAGGAAGAGCGAGCTCGAAACGACTTCCTCGCTGCTCGCCCGACGCGACGGCCTCGTCGTGAAGAAGTCCCAGGTCGAGACGAAGCCGCCGTCCACGAAGTCGGAGGACAAGATGCTCGTCGGCGTCGACGGGCCGACCGCTTACGCGTTCGGAAAGACCGTGCGCGACGTCCTCGGCATCTGGCGTTTTCCTCGCGCCTCAGAAGCGCAGTTCGATCTGGCGACCAGCGACGTCACTATCGGGGGCAAGGAGCGCTCCGCAAGCGGCAAAGGTGTGAAGGCCATCCTGCATGCGGCCGTCAACGTGGCGCTGCTCATCCATTGCCGCGAACGGAATCTCCCGCACCCTGGATTCATCGTGCTCGACACGCCCCTGCTCACCTATCGCGAGCCACTGGACAGCAAGTACGGGGAGTTGTCCCCCGACGAGGTCGAACTCACGAACACGGGTCTGGCGACGCGCTTCTACGATCACCTAACGAGCCTGAAGGACCTCGGGCAGTTCGTCGTCATCGAGAACAAGGACGTGCCGGAGGACGTCGAAGGACCGATGCAGGTCGAGACGTTCACGGCCAACCCGAACTCTGGGCGCTACGGGCTCTTTCCATTGAGACGGGTCGATTAG
- a CDS encoding ABC-three component system middle component 2, giving the protein MEKVTEGSPPHPFNSSLETGIRALVVLEAFHPRQCDLIELTWFDHLVVHTGDIEGEDVPGSLHPDLPNRAAELLVRRRLIEDSLLLMQRVHLVDVVDGEDGISFSASEDAPSFLALLKAPYTVELKKRATWIAERFASLSKAAIRDLVDDKIGRWTAEFQIPHTSMS; this is encoded by the coding sequence GTGGAAAAAGTGACAGAGGGGTCCCCTCCCCACCCGTTCAACTCCTCGCTTGAGACCGGGATCCGCGCCCTGGTGGTGCTCGAAGCCTTCCATCCGCGTCAATGCGACCTGATCGAGCTCACGTGGTTCGATCACCTGGTCGTGCACACTGGCGACATCGAAGGAGAGGACGTGCCCGGCAGCCTCCACCCCGATCTTCCCAACCGGGCGGCCGAGCTTCTGGTCAGGCGTCGGCTGATCGAAGACAGCCTTCTGTTGATGCAGCGCGTACATCTGGTCGACGTTGTCGACGGCGAGGACGGCATCTCGTTCAGCGCCAGTGAGGATGCACCGAGCTTCCTCGCCCTGTTGAAGGCGCCCTACACCGTCGAACTGAAGAAACGGGCCACTTGGATCGCCGAGCGCTTCGCCTCGCTATCGAAGGCGGCGATCCGCGACTTGGTCGACGACAAGATCGGGCGCTGGACGGCGGAATTCCAGATCCCGCATACCTCGATGAGCTGA
- a CDS encoding ABC-three component system protein, translating into MIPNYAARIRALDDDALERFVKDWAKRRTRDYAETQRWSGTGDMGRDVVGYATRQRHEGDWDNFQCKQLSTRLSEKDTFVELGKIFMHSAAGHYRLPRAYTFVAPKGVVRNVQNYVAHPERFRQAFLDKWDELVAPELVENQVVLLTLGIRDAIKRFAFDSVYWLDAVGLAEDEYAVPALVQWFDYDPGAAPAGVTPETLQDEEASYIEQLIGLYAERRNTTFADYDAALADADWGQHLREQRTRYFEAAAFDRYYRDSTPPDYLATFKDDLYHGVVDTHRDQHADGLARVLKVLAQASQVSPAGVLGRYAKVPVKQGTCHQFANEGRLPWKK; encoded by the coding sequence TTGATACCGAACTACGCCGCTCGCATCCGGGCGCTCGACGACGATGCGTTGGAAAGATTTGTGAAGGACTGGGCTAAGCGCCGGACGCGCGACTACGCTGAAACGCAGCGTTGGTCCGGCACCGGCGACATGGGTCGCGACGTGGTCGGTTACGCCACGCGGCAGCGGCACGAAGGCGATTGGGACAATTTCCAGTGCAAGCAGCTGTCCACTAGGCTGTCGGAGAAGGACACGTTCGTCGAGCTCGGCAAGATATTCATGCACTCGGCCGCCGGACATTACAGGCTGCCGCGAGCCTATACCTTCGTCGCCCCGAAGGGCGTGGTCCGTAACGTCCAGAATTACGTCGCCCATCCGGAGCGCTTTCGGCAGGCATTCCTCGACAAATGGGACGAACTCGTCGCCCCGGAACTCGTCGAGAACCAGGTCGTGCTGCTCACGCTGGGGATCCGGGACGCAATCAAACGCTTCGCCTTCGATAGCGTCTACTGGCTCGATGCCGTCGGGCTCGCCGAAGACGAATATGCAGTACCAGCGCTCGTCCAGTGGTTCGACTACGACCCCGGCGCGGCACCTGCCGGTGTCACTCCGGAAACGCTTCAGGACGAAGAGGCGTCCTACATCGAGCAGCTGATCGGCCTCTACGCGGAACGCCGCAACACGACGTTCGCCGATTACGACGCGGCGCTGGCCGATGCGGACTGGGGACAGCATCTGCGCGAGCAGCGGACGCGGTATTTCGAGGCCGCGGCGTTCGATCGCTACTATCGCGACTCGACGCCGCCGGACTATCTGGCGACTTTTAAGGACGACCTCTACCATGGGGTCGTGGACACGCACCGCGATCAGCATGCCGATGGTCTGGCCCGGGTCCTGAAGGTTCTGGCGCAAGCGTCGCAGGTATCGCCGGCAGGCGTACTAGGGCGTTACGCAAAGGTTCCCGTTAAGCAGGGCACCTGCCATCAATTCGCGAACGAAGGACGGTTGCCGTGGAAAAAGTGA
- the ligD gene encoding non-homologous end-joining DNA ligase, with amino-acid sequence MVKKSGSKGYNGGAISDSGPRFVPPEGAVPAPMPRFIPPQLATLKAKPPTGAAWLHEIKFDGYRAQVHVSADGTRIYTRSGLDWTKRFPTVATELAGAGIDQAVIDGEIVVVVGERTDFGALQADLAASRHDRLLLYCFDLLHLDGHDLRGVALQERKRLLRELIERTKLGPPILFSDHMDDGAAMFEGAAKLNWEGIVSKRADAPYRSGDRSDSWQKIKTSKKEAFPIVGYVPAMGGIAALHVARRDGRKLTYVGKVGTGFKMKVSADLRRRLDALPPPKTKLFSKRHIKAVEPKLVAHVEYRDITADGYLRHPSFKGLAED; translated from the coding sequence ATGGTCAAAAAGTCCGGTTCAAAGGGGTACAACGGCGGGGCAATATCCGACTCTGGCCCCCGCTTTGTACCCCCCGAGGGTGCCGTCCCGGCGCCGATGCCGCGATTCATCCCTCCCCAGCTCGCCACGCTCAAAGCGAAGCCGCCCACGGGCGCCGCCTGGCTCCACGAGATCAAGTTCGATGGTTACCGTGCCCAGGTGCACGTCTCCGCCGACGGCACCCGCATCTACACGCGCTCGGGCCTGGACTGGACCAAGCGCTTTCCGACCGTCGCCACCGAGCTGGCCGGGGCCGGCATCGACCAGGCCGTGATCGACGGCGAGATCGTGGTCGTGGTCGGCGAGCGGACGGATTTCGGGGCCCTGCAGGCCGACCTGGCCGCCAGCCGGCACGACCGCCTGCTGCTCTATTGCTTCGACCTGCTTCACCTCGACGGCCACGACCTGCGCGGCGTCGCCCTGCAGGAGCGCAAGCGCCTTTTGCGGGAGCTGATCGAGCGGACGAAGCTCGGGCCGCCGATCCTGTTCAGCGATCACATGGACGACGGCGCCGCGATGTTCGAAGGGGCCGCGAAGCTGAATTGGGAAGGCATCGTGTCCAAGCGGGCGGATGCGCCGTACCGGAGCGGCGACCGCAGCGACAGCTGGCAGAAGATCAAGACGTCGAAGAAGGAAGCCTTCCCGATCGTCGGCTACGTGCCGGCGATGGGCGGCATAGCGGCCCTGCACGTCGCCCGCCGCGACGGCAGGAAGCTGACCTACGTCGGCAAGGTCGGCACCGGCTTCAAGATGAAGGTCTCGGCCGATCTGCGCCGGCGCCTGGACGCGCTGCCGCCGCCGAAGACGAAGCTGTTCTCGAAGCGGCACATCAAGGCCGTCGAGCCGAAGCTGGTCGCCCATGTCGAGTATCGCGACATCACGGCGGACGGGTACCTGCGGCACCCCAGCTTCAAGGGGCTGGCTGAGGACTAG
- a CDS encoding TIR domain-containing protein has translation MARINPQLIERLATRMGITPKAVYRHVQGVVNETGLERHLAALLLAMRNKDINVTRLSTADERAAVSGWLGGGHRRRDPEEPRPAEPARRAAAPAKKSKQRPTRGKTVFVVHGRDQALRDSMFGFLRAAGLEPIEWEEAVHRARRGANPFVGDLIERVMDQAQAVLVMFSPDDMVQLRDVFVDRHERNTEGKLQGQARPNVLFEAGLAMGAHAEKTVLVQVGHVKQFSDIGGRHMLRFNGSAASRHDLIGRLRMLRCDLEVDGRRDWLEVGTFAPTERKPAKKSKPLIAGYTRQFQR, from the coding sequence GTGGCACGCATCAACCCGCAGCTGATCGAGCGCCTCGCCACCAGGATGGGCATCACGCCGAAGGCGGTGTACCGGCACGTCCAGGGCGTCGTGAACGAGACGGGGTTGGAGAGGCACCTGGCCGCACTCCTGCTGGCGATGCGCAACAAGGACATCAACGTCACCCGGCTGTCGACGGCGGACGAGCGCGCGGCGGTGAGCGGCTGGCTCGGCGGCGGCCACCGGCGCCGGGATCCGGAAGAGCCGCGGCCGGCCGAGCCGGCTCGCCGGGCTGCGGCGCCGGCGAAGAAGTCGAAGCAGCGGCCCACCCGCGGCAAGACGGTCTTCGTGGTGCACGGCCGCGACCAGGCGCTGCGCGATTCCATGTTCGGCTTCCTCCGCGCCGCCGGCCTGGAGCCGATCGAATGGGAGGAGGCGGTGCATCGCGCCCGCCGTGGCGCCAATCCGTTCGTCGGCGATCTGATCGAGCGCGTCATGGATCAGGCGCAAGCGGTCTTGGTGATGTTCTCTCCAGACGACATGGTGCAGCTGCGCGACGTCTTCGTCGACCGGCACGAACGCAACACCGAGGGCAAGCTCCAGGGGCAGGCGAGACCCAACGTTCTGTTCGAGGCCGGCCTAGCGATGGGAGCGCACGCAGAGAAGACGGTGCTCGTGCAGGTCGGGCACGTGAAGCAATTTTCCGACATCGGCGGACGGCACATGCTGCGCTTCAACGGCTCCGCCGCCAGCCGGCACGATCTCATCGGACGCCTGCGGATGCTCCGCTGCGATCTCGAGGTCGACGGCCGCCGCGATTGGCTCGAGGTCGGCACCTTCGCGCCAACCGAGCGAAAGCCCGCAAAAAAATCGAAGCCGCTGATTGCAGGGTATACCCGGCAATTTCAACGTTAG